GTGTTGTAAGGGGCGCCGCCAGAGAGAAAGCCCCAGCGGTGGCTGGGGCTCTTGCTTTGGTCGAAGAGGCTTATACCCCACCCGGAAGCTGAAGCTGCGCGGTCGTGCGGTTCTGGGCCTTGTCGTGGGCGCACTGGAACGGCAACTGGCCCAGCGGGGCGCCCCCACCGTTGACCTGAATGTTGGCCGGGACGTTCAGGGTCCAGCCGCCGCCCTGGGCAGGCTGAACGCTGTCCACCAGGTCGGCGGGCTCGGGCGCCACCTCGGCGGTCAGCCGCTGCCCGGCCTGAAGCTGCCCGCTCTGCTGAAGCAGCCCCTGGAGGGAAGCGAGTTGCTCGTCTTCCGCGAGCTGTTCCCGGCAGACTTCGATGAACTGGAATTTGCTGATCCCGTTCGCCTCGCGGTCACTGTAGTAGGGGTTGGCGCGGATGGTCAGGGCGGTCACGAAGCCCAGCAGCAGCACGCTGAGCGCGATGGCCACCCACAGCAGGGTGCGCCCCAGGTTGCCGTTGCGCTTGGAGGAGGTCAGCTCGCTCATGTCGGGACGCAGCATAGCGTGCCCAGGGGGAAACCAGGCCGTCTGTTCGCCTACCAGTCGGCCGCCACCCACGTGACGCCCGCCCGGCCAACCCGCTCCAGGGCCGTCTCCACCCGCTCCCCGGTCACCGGATGCGCCCGCTCCGGCGCGAGGTCCGCCAGCGGCGCGAGCACGAAGGCCCGGTCCCAGGCGCGGGGGTGCGGCAGCGTGAGTCCCGGCGTCTCCCACACCTCCTCCCCATACAGCAGCAGGTCGAGGTCGAGGGTGCGGGCCTCCCAGCGTTCGCGGCGCTCGCGGCCCGCCTCTGCCTCCAGCCCGTGCAGCCCGGCGAGGAGGCCAGGGGGCCGCAGTTCGGTCTCCAGCCGCAGCACGGCATTGAGGTAGTCGGGTTGCCCAGTCGGCCCTCCCACCGGGGCCGTGCGGTAGAGGGCACTCACCCCGGTCACGGTGCCCAACCGCGCGAGGGCCTCTCTGGCCCAGCGCAGGGTCACCAGCGGGTCCCCTAAGTTCGCCCCCAGCGCCACATACGCCGCCGTCATTCGCCGGGCCGCAGGGTCAGCTCGGCGTACACGTCGCGGAACACGCCGGGGAGGGGCGCGAAGGGCTTGTGGACCCGCACGGTGACCGCTTCCAGCCGCCCATGCTCGCGCAGCAGCCGCCGGGCGATGCGGTCGGCCAGCACCTCGATCAAGAGGTGCCGCTCACCCGTGACCTCCTCGCGGATGGAGGCGTAGACGGCAGCGTAGTTCACGGCCGCCGCGAGGTCGTCGGGAATGCCCGCAAAGGCCCAGTGCAATTCGGCGTCCACCACGAAGCGGGCACCCAGCGCCGCCTCCGACTCGAAGACGCCGTGCCGGGCGTGAAACTCCAGTCCCTCCAGCACCACGCGGCTCATGCGGGCGATTGTAGCGGGCCTGTTTCCTGTCTCGGCGTGTCGAGGGCGGCCTGCACCCGCAGCGCCTGAACATGTTCGGCCACCGCGTGCACCCGCACCATCGCCGCCCCCTGCCGCGCCGCGTGCAGGTGCAGGGCGAGGCTGCCGGGGTCCCGCTCCGAGGCCACGGGCACGTCCCCGAGGCGCCCGATCATCCCCTTGCGGCTGGCGCCCACCAGCACCGGCCACTCGCCGCCCGTCAGGTCCGGCAGCGCCCGCAGCAGCGCAAGGTTGTGCTCGACCGTTTTCCCGAAGCCCAGGCCGGGGTCGAGCAGCACGGAGGGCACCCCCGCCGCCCGCACCCGCGCGGCCTGGGTCCGCAGGTACCTGTGAACCTCGGCCACCACGTCGCCGTAGTGCGGCGCGTGCTGCATGGTGCGCGGCTCGCCCTGCATGTGCATCACGCAGGCGGCAGCGCCCGCCTCCGCGCACACGGCCACCATCCCGGGGTTGCGCAGGCCCGACACGTCGTTGACGAGGTGCGCCCCCGCCTCCAGCGCTGCCCGCGCGACCTCGGGCTTGAGGGTGTCCACGCTGAGGAGCACGCCCCCCCCCGCCAGCGCCCGCAGCACCGGGCGCAGCCGGTCGACCTCCACGTCGGCGGGCACCGGGTCGGCGCCGGGCCGGGTGCTCTCGCCCCCCACGTCGATCATGAAGGCTCCAGCGGCCCGCATCGTGCGGGCATGGGCCAGCGCCGCCTCCAGCCCCGCGTGGCGCCCCCCGTCGCTGAAGCTGTCGGGCGTGACGTTGAGGATGCCCATGACCGCGCATCCCGTCCAGACCACCTCCCAGCCGTCCGGGGTGCGGACGCCGCCCGGCACCGGGAAGCCGAAGGTCAGGCGGTGCTGCCGCTGCGGCCAGGGGCTACTCACCCGCCTCCTCCCCCGCCCGCTCGCTGCGCTGCCCCAGCGCGAAGCTCACCAGCACGCGCTGCCGTTCGGGAAAGGCGTCCACGTAGGCGGGCATCCGCCGCCCCGAGCGGAAGGGCACGTAGCTCTCCTGCGCGAGCGGCAGCCGGGTCGCCAGCGCCACCGCGACCGGGTGGTCCTCGGGGATGGGTGTGCCGGGGCGC
This region of Deinococcus sp. HSC-46F16 genomic DNA includes:
- the folK gene encoding 2-amino-4-hydroxy-6-hydroxymethyldihydropteridine diphosphokinase — translated: MTAAYVALGANLGDPLVTLRWAREALARLGTVTGVSALYRTAPVGGPTGQPDYLNAVLRLETELRPPGLLAGLHGLEAEAGRERRERWEARTLDLDLLLYGEEVWETPGLTLPHPRAWDRAFVLAPLADLAPERAHPVTGERVETALERVGRAGVTWVAADW
- the folB gene encoding dihydroneopterin aldolase, whose translation is MSRVVLEGLEFHARHGVFESEAALGARFVVDAELHWAFAGIPDDLAAAVNYAAVYASIREEVTGERHLLIEVLADRIARRLLREHGRLEAVTVRVHKPFAPLPGVFRDVYAELTLRPGE
- the folP gene encoding dihydropteroate synthase; amino-acid sequence: MSSPWPQRQHRLTFGFPVPGGVRTPDGWEVVWTGCAVMGILNVTPDSFSDGGRHAGLEAALAHARTMRAAGAFMIDVGGESTRPGADPVPADVEVDRLRPVLRALAGGGVLLSVDTLKPEVARAALEAGAHLVNDVSGLRNPGMVAVCAEAGAAACVMHMQGEPRTMQHAPHYGDVVAEVHRYLRTQAARVRAAGVPSVLLDPGLGFGKTVEHNLALLRALPDLTGGEWPVLVGASRKGMIGRLGDVPVASERDPGSLALHLHAARQGAAMVRVHAVAEHVQALRVQAALDTPRQETGPLQSPA